From Pelomonas sp. SE-A7, a single genomic window includes:
- a CDS encoding zinc-dependent metalloprotease — protein MKSTHFRRLPLAALLSLALGAAFAQETPPAPAEGAASAARPGGAPAATPEVEPKAFDKVITKDAKSQKGLVTVHQVKTKLYFEIPKALLGKQLLMVANATSVPSDVDHVGKALNQEVVRFFQKGNKVYFQAVDHAFAMDSARPNAEAVQNSQRDAILASFNVEAFAADGSPVIEVSRLFQAEVGDFSARRMVKGTGLDAQRSYVDNARAFAGSVRIDAVHTYSAPQMLNGPFGPQPAPAGWPARSATFNIAYNLVELPEKAMMPRLMDDRVGYFYVGRTDYGHDRHTIERERLITRWRLEKKDPNAALSEPVKPIVWYIDKSTPTAMVSYVKRGIEAWNVAFEAAGFKNAVQARPFPTKEEDPEFDPEDVRYSIIRWVPSSIPNAYGPHLSDPRSGEILNANIVMYHNIQKILREWYIMQAGAVDVRAQSLPLPDDLMGDLVAMVVTHEVGHSLGFQHNQKASSQYPFEKLRDAKWLKEMGHVSSIMDYSRMNYLVQPEDKIDPALLIPKIGPYDVFATKWGYAPIPSAKTPAAEKPTLDAWARVQDDTPWLRFQAPQNGDYGTVMEAVGDADAVSATQLGTKNLQRIVKNLPKMAIRAGETDRDLSDLYKGVWGQWTRELGHVAALVGGYDHRVKTGSQAGAVSTPASKAQQARAVAFLSEQLFAGYPQWILEPKVLERLPVGVGPGLVVSAQRGLLGSLLSGDRLSRMHTQEQAYGDKAYRVEQLLADLRAGVLSELKTGVTPNGQRRNLQRSYVDVLTAKLSDGSSYDDGRAAIRAEVKSLNKQFADKARAAGDAVTKAHWDELADQTAKALDPLSAARAQGGRPQAMQQGLHDPFAHGEQEEGCWTQH, from the coding sequence ATGAAGTCCACACATTTCCGCCGCCTGCCGCTGGCCGCGCTGCTCTCGCTGGCTCTGGGCGCCGCCTTCGCCCAGGAAACCCCGCCGGCCCCGGCCGAAGGCGCGGCCTCGGCCGCCCGTCCGGGCGGCGCGCCGGCCGCCACGCCCGAGGTCGAGCCCAAGGCCTTCGACAAGGTCATCACCAAGGATGCCAAGAGCCAGAAGGGCCTGGTCACGGTCCACCAGGTCAAGACCAAGCTCTACTTCGAGATTCCCAAGGCACTGCTGGGCAAGCAGCTGCTGATGGTGGCCAACGCCACCTCGGTGCCCTCCGACGTGGATCACGTGGGCAAGGCGCTGAACCAGGAGGTGGTGCGCTTCTTCCAGAAGGGCAACAAGGTCTACTTCCAGGCGGTGGACCATGCGTTCGCGATGGACAGCGCCCGCCCCAATGCCGAGGCCGTCCAGAACTCGCAGCGCGACGCCATCCTCGCCAGCTTCAACGTCGAGGCCTTCGCGGCCGATGGCTCGCCGGTGATCGAGGTCAGCCGTCTGTTCCAGGCCGAGGTCGGCGACTTCAGCGCCCGTCGCATGGTCAAGGGCACGGGCCTGGACGCCCAGCGCAGCTACGTGGACAACGCGCGGGCCTTCGCCGGCAGCGTTCGCATCGATGCGGTCCACACCTACTCGGCGCCGCAGATGCTCAACGGCCCGTTCGGCCCGCAGCCGGCACCGGCCGGCTGGCCGGCCCGTTCGGCCACCTTCAACATCGCCTACAACCTCGTGGAGCTGCCCGAGAAGGCCATGATGCCGCGCCTGATGGACGACCGCGTCGGCTATTTCTACGTGGGGCGCACCGACTACGGCCATGACCGCCACACCATAGAGCGCGAGCGCCTGATCACGCGCTGGCGCCTGGAGAAGAAGGACCCGAACGCGGCACTGAGCGAACCGGTCAAGCCCATCGTCTGGTACATCGACAAGTCCACGCCGACCGCGATGGTTTCCTACGTCAAGAGGGGCATCGAGGCCTGGAACGTCGCCTTCGAGGCCGCCGGCTTCAAGAACGCGGTGCAGGCCCGCCCCTTCCCGACCAAGGAAGAGGATCCCGAGTTCGATCCGGAAGACGTGCGCTACAGCATCATCCGCTGGGTGCCGTCAAGCATTCCTAATGCCTATGGTCCGCACCTCAGCGACCCGCGCAGCGGCGAGATCCTGAACGCGAACATCGTCATGTATCACAACATCCAGAAGATCCTGCGTGAGTGGTACATCATGCAGGCCGGTGCGGTGGATGTGCGTGCGCAATCGCTGCCGCTGCCGGACGATCTGATGGGCGACCTGGTGGCCATGGTGGTGACTCACGAGGTGGGCCATTCGCTCGGCTTCCAGCACAACCAGAAGGCCAGCTCGCAGTACCCGTTCGAGAAGCTGCGCGACGCCAAGTGGCTGAAGGAGATGGGCCATGTCTCGTCCATCATGGACTACAGCCGCATGAACTACCTGGTGCAGCCCGAGGACAAGATCGATCCCGCACTGCTGATCCCCAAGATCGGCCCCTACGACGTCTTCGCCACCAAGTGGGGCTATGCGCCCATCCCTTCGGCCAAGACGCCCGCGGCCGAGAAGCCGACGCTTGATGCCTGGGCCCGCGTCCAGGACGACACGCCCTGGCTGCGTTTCCAGGCACCGCAGAACGGCGACTACGGCACGGTGATGGAGGCGGTGGGTGATGCCGATGCCGTCAGCGCCACGCAGCTCGGCACCAAGAACCTGCAGCGCATCGTCAAGAACCTGCCCAAGATGGCGATCCGCGCCGGCGAGACCGACCGCGACCTCAGCGACCTGTACAAGGGTGTCTGGGGCCAGTGGACCCGCGAGCTGGGCCATGTGGCGGCCCTGGTCGGCGGCTACGACCATCGCGTCAAGACCGGCAGCCAGGCGGGCGCGGTCAGCACGCCGGCCAGCAAGGCCCAGCAGGCGCGCGCCGTGGCCTTCCTGAGCGAGCAGCTGTTCGCCGGCTATCCGCAGTGGATCCTGGAGCCCAAGGTGCTGGAGCGCCTGCCGGTTGGCGTCGGCCCGGGCCTGGTGGTCTCGGCCCAGCGCGGCCTGCTCGGTTCGCTGCTCTCCGGCGACCGCCTGAGCCGCATGCACACGCAGGAGCAGGCCTACGGCGACAAGGCCTACCGTGTCGAGCAGCTGCTGGCCGATCTGCGCGCCGGCGTGCTGAGCGAACTGAAGACCGGCGTCACGCCGAATGGCCAGCGCCGCAATCTGCAGCGCAGCTATGTGGACGTGCTGACGGCCAAGCTGTCCGACGGCTCCAGCTACGACGATGGCCGCGCCGCCATCCGCGCCGAG
- a CDS encoding RNA polymerase sigma factor: MSLLDIYRARRKALERYVQRLLGNADDAAEVSQEAFLRVYAAELGEQTPVSEALLYTVARNLALSELRKRTSRATDAVGDWDDLRVEDTGPSVEALIQQRQRIAAIEAAMERMAPKCLEVFRLRKIDNLSHAEIAERLEISTKTVERHITRALQLCQEAMAEHDRGLKQAGGKEVRS; the protein is encoded by the coding sequence ATGAGCCTGCTCGACATCTACCGCGCTCGCCGCAAGGCGCTGGAACGTTACGTCCAGCGCCTGCTCGGCAATGCGGACGATGCGGCCGAGGTGTCGCAGGAGGCCTTTCTGCGCGTCTACGCGGCCGAGCTGGGCGAGCAGACCCCGGTCAGCGAGGCCCTGCTGTACACGGTGGCGCGCAACCTGGCGCTGAGCGAATTGCGCAAGCGCACCTCGCGGGCCACCGATGCAGTGGGGGATTGGGACGACTTGCGCGTTGAAGATACGGGGCCCAGCGTCGAGGCCCTGATACAGCAGCGCCAGCGCATCGCGGCCATCGAGGCGGCGATGGAGCGCATGGCGCCCAAGTGCCTGGAGGTGTTCCGGCTGCGCAAGATCGACAATCTGTCCCACGCGGAAATCGCCGAGCGACTGGAGATCTCGACCAAGACGGTCGAGCGCCACATCACCCGGGCGCTGCAGCTCTGCCAGGAAGCCATGGCCGAGCATGACCGAGGTCTGAAGCAGGCAGGCGGCAAGGAAGTACGAAGCTGA
- a CDS encoding TonB-dependent receptor, with protein MQRRPRFACRPLALAALLAVHAQLSAQTPGEAAKPQSIDIPAQPAAQALQTLVKQHSFQLLYAPDLLKGISTKQVSGVMSPREALTRMLEGSGLQIVETGPNAATLRQAAAPAPRASAPQGGANAVGEATEPEADPVPKTSTAANSAAAVRVHKFDLAAGDAVETVRQVAELAGVVVKFKSEELHGIRTNRISGDFSFMQAMQELLRNTRLTLGQVVASGEFVVRKVEVIAPVEITGSHLRSIVGEQGINQVEVLTRQDIERSGVTTLAELRNLIPQLSVGASASFDGNSSRSAPDGRLLFNLRGLGQGNALILIDGLRLPRTGSRSVAEAYEATGIPMSAIERVEVLLGGGSAIYGADAVGGVINIITRKRYRGTEFEYALDNTLVTDAANNRVSLSHAYRHEKFSARGSVSVETQNALALRDREWLATDDRRWLGGSDGTASNLYLGGHVQAVSGTLPGLGSRTTAFIPTGANGKTATIADYAAATGTARYDAGNYLNALNEYKRQAAVLHAEYEFTPWAQAYADFMWSKNESAAPGDPVALSGYTLPAGYQGNPFGVPIRVYKYMWELGTPERHYTFEQRSTSIGLRGDLPRDWRYRLNLSDARSNPSLPEGVFQFYSPRMTALIAGSTPPVLLHDSYSLIGKEGSAPNAPGVLESAYFKDERYDQPINRTYSLSFDGPAWQLEAGPINMAVGVERRVDSVKFTNITDTTGVDTTQAAEPKQDRITDARYLEASVPLLSPKSSLRIPLVHSLSVTGAIRRDSYNDFGAASKKTLGGQYKPVSWMSLRATRNEAFRVPYLIDITRPRFVSNQTVPATGSSSFVDTYRKNEQVTGILPFTLGGNPNLKPEQSVHHNLGLQIESPFEATKGLSFSVDRWRSKILDRISTPSRQDLLLYFPEAFTRADLTPADAAAGYTAGKITAVDSTSRNIALYQASGYDYSVRFVRNTAYGEFSLNGRMTRTDKLQAIVTPGAAPSTSTDARLQPRRAVVSMAWAYRGAGVSLTGIQQAGFPVSISANPVMYPGTTTWNTNVWYDYGTGRWHDKDSLIGRLMQDTRISLGLINATDLAPPLSPTGTVNGSVDPRMMRYTFTLRRRF; from the coding sequence GTGCAGAGACGCCCCCGATTCGCCTGTCGGCCCCTGGCCCTGGCCGCCCTGTTGGCGGTCCATGCCCAGCTGTCGGCCCAGACCCCCGGCGAAGCCGCCAAGCCCCAGTCCATCGACATTCCCGCCCAGCCGGCCGCGCAGGCGCTGCAGACCCTGGTCAAGCAGCACAGCTTCCAGCTGCTGTATGCGCCCGACCTGCTCAAGGGCATCAGCACCAAGCAGGTCAGCGGCGTGATGAGTCCCCGCGAGGCGCTGACGCGCATGCTGGAGGGCAGCGGCCTGCAGATCGTCGAGACCGGCCCGAATGCGGCCACGCTGCGCCAGGCGGCAGCACCGGCACCTCGCGCCTCGGCCCCGCAGGGCGGCGCCAATGCCGTCGGCGAAGCCACCGAACCGGAGGCCGATCCCGTCCCAAAAACCAGCACCGCCGCCAACAGCGCGGCGGCGGTGCGCGTTCATAAATTCGATCTCGCCGCCGGCGATGCGGTGGAGACGGTGCGCCAGGTGGCCGAGCTGGCCGGCGTGGTGGTCAAGTTCAAGAGCGAGGAGCTGCACGGCATCCGCACCAACCGGATCAGCGGTGACTTCAGCTTCATGCAGGCCATGCAGGAGCTGCTGCGCAACACCCGGCTGACGCTCGGCCAGGTGGTGGCCAGCGGCGAATTCGTGGTGCGCAAGGTCGAGGTGATCGCGCCGGTGGAGATCACCGGCTCGCACCTGCGCTCCATCGTCGGCGAGCAGGGCATCAACCAGGTCGAGGTGCTGACCCGCCAGGACATCGAGCGCTCCGGCGTCACCACGCTGGCCGAGCTGCGCAACCTGATCCCGCAACTGTCGGTCGGCGCGTCTGCCAGCTTCGACGGCAACAGTTCGCGCAGCGCGCCGGACGGCCGATTGCTGTTCAACCTGCGCGGGCTGGGCCAGGGCAATGCGCTGATCCTGATCGACGGCCTGCGCCTGCCGCGCACCGGCTCGCGCAGCGTGGCCGAGGCCTACGAGGCCACCGGCATCCCGATGTCGGCCATCGAGCGCGTGGAAGTGCTGCTCGGCGGCGGCAGCGCGATCTACGGCGCCGATGCCGTGGGCGGTGTGATCAACATCATCACGCGCAAGCGCTACCGTGGCACCGAGTTCGAGTACGCGCTGGACAACACCCTGGTGACCGACGCGGCCAACAACCGCGTCAGCCTGTCGCATGCCTACCGCCATGAGAAGTTCTCGGCCCGCGGCTCGGTCTCGGTCGAGACCCAGAACGCCCTGGCCCTGCGCGACCGGGAGTGGCTGGCCACCGACGACCGCCGCTGGCTGGGTGGCTCCGACGGCACGGCCAGCAACCTGTACCTGGGCGGCCATGTGCAGGCTGTCAGCGGCACGCTGCCGGGCCTCGGCAGCCGGACCACGGCCTTCATCCCGACCGGCGCCAACGGCAAGACGGCCACCATTGCCGACTACGCCGCCGCCACCGGCACGGCCCGCTACGACGCCGGCAACTACCTGAATGCGCTCAACGAGTACAAGCGCCAGGCGGCTGTGCTGCATGCCGAGTACGAGTTCACGCCCTGGGCCCAGGCCTATGCGGACTTCATGTGGTCCAAGAACGAGTCGGCGGCGCCGGGCGATCCGGTGGCTCTGAGCGGCTACACACTGCCGGCCGGCTACCAGGGCAATCCGTTCGGTGTGCCTATCCGCGTCTACAAGTACATGTGGGAGCTCGGCACGCCGGAGCGCCACTACACCTTCGAGCAGCGTTCGACCTCGATCGGCCTGCGCGGCGACCTGCCCAGGGACTGGCGCTACCGCCTCAACCTCAGCGATGCGCGCAGCAACCCCTCGCTGCCAGAAGGCGTGTTCCAGTTCTATTCGCCACGCATGACGGCGTTGATTGCCGGCAGCACGCCGCCGGTGCTGCTGCATGACAGCTACTCGCTGATAGGCAAGGAAGGCTCGGCACCGAACGCGCCGGGCGTGCTGGAGTCGGCGTATTTCAAGGACGAGCGCTACGACCAGCCGATCAACCGCACCTACAGCCTGAGCTTCGACGGTCCGGCCTGGCAGCTGGAAGCAGGCCCCATCAACATGGCCGTGGGCGTGGAGCGCCGCGTCGATTCGGTCAAGTTCACGAACATCACCGACACCACCGGCGTCGATACCACGCAGGCTGCCGAGCCCAAGCAGGACCGGATCACCGATGCCCGCTACCTCGAGGCGTCGGTGCCGCTGCTCAGCCCCAAGTCCAGCCTGAGGATTCCGCTGGTGCACAGCCTGTCGGTCACCGGCGCGATCCGGCGCGACAGCTACAACGACTTCGGAGCGGCCAGCAAGAAGACGCTCGGCGGGCAGTACAAGCCGGTGTCTTGGATGTCGCTGCGGGCCACGCGCAACGAGGCCTTCCGCGTGCCCTACCTGATCGACATCACGCGGCCGCGTTTCGTCAGCAACCAGACCGTGCCGGCCACGGGCTCCTCGTCCTTCGTCGACACCTACCGCAAGAACGAGCAGGTCACCGGCATCCTGCCCTTCACGCTGGGCGGCAACCCCAACCTCAAGCCCGAGCAGTCGGTGCACCACAACCTCGGCCTGCAGATCGAGTCGCCGTTCGAAGCCACCAAGGGGCTGTCGTTCTCGGTCGACCGCTGGCGCTCCAAGATCCTGGACCGCATCAGCACGCCGAGCCGCCAGGACCTGCTGCTGTACTTCCCCGAGGCCTTCACCCGGGCAGATCTGACGCCGGCAGACGCCGCTGCCGGCTACACGGCCGGCAAGATCACGGCCGTCGACTCGACCTCGCGCAACATTGCCCTGTACCAGGCCTCGGGCTACGACTACTCGGTCCGCTTCGTGCGCAACACGGCCTATGGCGAGTTCTCGCTGAACGGCCGCATGACGCGCACCGACAAGCTGCAGGCCATCGTCACGCCGGGCGCCGCGCCCAGCACCAGCACCGATGCCCGGCTGCAGCCGCGGCGCGCCGTGGTGAGCATGGCCTGGGCCTATCGCGGCGCCGGCGTCAGCCTGACGGGCATCCAACAGGCCGGCTTCCCGGTGAGCATCTCGGCCAACCCGGTGATGTACCCGGGCACCACGACCTGGAACACCAACGTCTGGTACGACTACGGCACGGGCCGCTGGCATGACAAGGACAGCCTGATCGGGCGACTGATGCAGGACACCCGCATCTCGCTGGGCCTGATCAACGCCACCGACCTGGCGCCGCCGCTGAGTCCCACGGGCACGGTCAACGGCTCGGTCGACCCGCGAATGATGCGCTACACGTTCACGCTGCGCCGCCGCTTCTGA
- a CDS encoding FecR domain-containing protein, translating into MQTNVLDFERAGSSGAADEARRWIARIDAGDLSNAERQQLKDWLAEDADHKRLLDEHALIWAAASRARFPAAAKTTAAGRRVPRWAWGGAAFAGLLLALVLVKPWILIGKDEAAYAASHRTAVGQQHLVLLPDGSRTELNAASQLQVAYESAHRRVRLERGVGLFDVAKDAKRPFEVQAGHVTVRAVGTRFLVQRHADGSVEVTVYEGVVELRKDEGSQPVRLGVGQVAIDQAEQTLLSVASAHELERKLAWQQGRIVFDNTTLAAALEEVNRYSEQPIQLTDASLQEMRISGAFATREISVFLRSLEQGFGLKVRQEEGRWLVGRG; encoded by the coding sequence ATGCAAACCAATGTGCTGGACTTTGAGCGTGCAGGGAGCAGCGGGGCGGCCGACGAGGCCCGCCGCTGGATTGCGCGCATCGATGCCGGCGACCTGAGCAATGCCGAGCGCCAGCAGTTGAAGGACTGGCTGGCCGAGGATGCCGACCACAAGCGCCTGCTCGACGAGCATGCGCTGATCTGGGCGGCGGCCAGCCGTGCCCGCTTCCCGGCCGCGGCCAAGACCACGGCCGCCGGCCGACGCGTACCGCGCTGGGCCTGGGGCGGTGCGGCCTTTGCCGGCCTGCTGCTGGCCCTGGTACTGGTCAAGCCCTGGATCCTTATCGGCAAAGACGAGGCGGCCTACGCCGCCAGCCACCGCACGGCCGTGGGCCAGCAGCATCTGGTGCTGCTGCCCGACGGCTCGCGCACCGAACTCAATGCCGCCTCGCAGCTGCAGGTGGCCTACGAATCGGCCCATCGCCGCGTCAGGCTGGAGCGCGGCGTCGGCCTGTTCGACGTGGCCAAGGACGCCAAGCGCCCGTTCGAGGTCCAGGCCGGCCATGTGACCGTGCGGGCCGTGGGCACGCGCTTCCTGGTCCAGCGCCATGCCGACGGCAGCGTCGAGGTCACGGTCTACGAGGGTGTCGTCGAACTGCGCAAGGACGAGGGCAGCCAGCCGGTGCGCCTGGGCGTGGGCCAGGTCGCCATCGACCAGGCCGAGCAGACCCTGCTCTCGGTCGCCAGTGCGCATGAGCTGGAGCGCAAGCTGGCCTGGCAGCAGGGCCGCATCGTGTTCGACAACACCACGCTGGCCGCGGCCCTGGAAGAGGTCAACCGCTACAGCGAGCAGCCCATCCAGCTGACCGACGCCTCGCTGCAGGAGATGCGCATCTCCGGCGCCTTCGCCACGCGCGAGATCAGCGTGTTCCTGCGCAGCCTGGAGCAGGGCTTCGGTCTGAAGGTGAGGCAGGAAGAGGGCCGCTGGCTGGTCGGCCGCGGCTGA